Proteins from a single region of Chaetodon trifascialis isolate fChaTrf1 chromosome 10, fChaTrf1.hap1, whole genome shotgun sequence:
- the ppfibp2b gene encoding liprin-beta-2b isoform X3, which produces MLPTITMETEASHMLEAALEQMDDIIAGSKAAAVEFSNSMYDLGSPVSAGPLQVVQLAEDLKLALELQPNQEGRESLRAQLPPDTAQALIDWLQTGAVNLCSPANNETYQERLLRLEGDKESLVLQVSVLTDQVEAQGEKIRDLESSLEEHRQKLASTEEMLQQELMSRTSLETQKLDLMDEVSYLKLKLVSMEETQTNAHSQDPADTEQNKAECVVNFISELQEQMCKFQEEISTRIQEKRALEEREARQGEPRGGQAEGRDPRVGSAGSDLSPSGSDAWMRNGGQTVHDLLLEVKQLKSRVEELEGEKGQYERKLRGTKAEISELQQLLASKDAEIECLQTQLLARGSTANDNAERDQEYQRLKVGMESLLASNDEKDRRIEELTVLLGQYRKMREVMALTQGSSEEELSGSLRLRAITHKAHSDLLRSEMSSRGSSPLMLSSSPYQRELDSSIQNSMDTSLVSTADTSFLNGSWHRRRLLSSSLEELQSGSLQKNPALELSKYQTLPGKRSKKSELTAELNGNREGDGEYLSPVQLSAVHSHDQDYSLRRPEKLEECVLSDQSPLSSGVDSGQQSPVSPENRKSHRGIKKLWGKIRRSQSGSPAQVHDPELGEFKRGGFRATAGPRLSRSGNTRDLKMPFAKWSTEQVCDWLEDIGLGQYCILARHWITSGQTLLSATPQDQERELAMKNPLHRKKLQLAIKTISGKQAEKSAELDYVWVTRWLDDIGLPQYKDQFNEGRVDGQMLQYLTVNDLLFLKVTSQLHHLSIKCAIHVLHVNKFHPNCLKRRPSNENQFAPSEVVQWSNHRVMEWLRSVDLAEYAPNLRGSGVHGGLVMLEPRFNSDTLAMLLNIPPQKTLLRRHLTTNFNSLVGAQAQQEKREYTEAAGYTPLSITAKVKPKKLGFSNLTHLRRRRPDESTDYVCPVESSSPQSEQSAVNGVQVRPYAGFRGLSPILDRESDRSRDQVGLSDSRADASP; this is translated from the exons GTGAACCTGTGTTCTCCAGCCAACAATGAAACCTACCAAGAACGACTGCTCCGCCTAGAAGGAGACAAGGAGTCTCTGGTGCTACAG GTGAGCGTTCTGACTGACCAGGTGGAGGCGCAGGGAGAGAAGATCAGAGACCTGGAAAGTTCTCTGGAGGAACACCGGCAGAAACTGGCCTCCACAGAGGAAATGCTGCAGCAG GAGCTGATGAGCAGGACCTCTCTGGAGACTCAGAAGCTGGATCTGATGGACGAGGTGTCCTACCTCAAACTGAAGCTGGTCAGCATGGAGGAGACACAGACCAACGCACACTCACAAGATCCTGCGGAtacagagcagaacaaagcCGAG TGTGTGGTAAATTTCATCAGTGAGCTCCAGGAGCAGATGTGCAAGTTTCAGGAGGAGATCAGCACTCGTATCCAGGAGAAACGGGccctggaggagagggaggcccGGCAGGGGGAGCCCAGAGGCGGCCAAGCCGAGGGCCGCGACCCTCGGGTCGGGTCAGCCGGCTCAGACCTGAGCCCGTCTGGCTCTGACGCCTGGATGCGCAATGGAGGACAGACTGTGCAC GATTTGCTGCTAgaagtgaagcagctgaagagcagggtggaggagctggagggagagaagggccAATATGAGAGGAAGCTAAGAGGCACCAAG gcagaaatctcagagctACAGCAGCTCCTGGCCTCCAAAGACGCTGAGATCGAGTGCCTGCAGACCCAGCTGCTGGCCAGAGGCAGCACAGCCAATGACAACGCAGAAAGAG ACCAGGAATACCAGAGGTTGAAGGTGGGGATGGAGTCTCTGTTAGCTTCAAATGATGAGAAG GATCGACGTATAGAGGAGCTGACCGTTCTGCTGGGCCAGTACAGAAAGATGAGGGAAGTCATGGCCCTCACACAGG GGAGTAGTGAAGAGGAGCTGAGTGGCAGTTTAAGACTCAGAGCCATCACGCACAAAGCGCACTCTGACCTCCTCAGGTCAGAG ATGTCATCAAGAGGGTCTTCTCCACTGATGTTATCCTCCTCTCCTTATCAGAGAGAACTGGACTCTAG CATCCAGAACTCTATGGACACATCCCTGGTGTCCACTGCAGATACAAGCTTCTTAAATGGATCGTG gCATCGGCGCAGGTTGCTGTCCAGCAGTcttgaagagctgcagagtggcTCCTTACAAAAG AATCCAGCTCTGGAGCTGAGCAAGTACCAGACTCTGCCGGGAAAACGCAGCAAAAAGAGCGAACTGACTGCCGAGCTGAACGgcaacagagagggagacggagagtATTTATCTCCtgtccagctctctgctgtccACAGCCATGACCAGGACTACAGTCTCA GGCGTCCAGAGAAGCTAGAGGAGTGTGTTCTCTCAGACCAGTCCCCTCTGTCCTCCGGAGTGGACTCTGGACAGCAGTCCCCTGTCTCaccagaaaacaggaagagtcACAGAGGAATAAAGAAACTGTGGGGGAA GATCCGTCGCAGCCAGTCAGGCAGTCCTGCGCAGGTTCATGACCCAGAGCTGGGGGAGTTCAAGAGGGGAGGCTTCAGAGCTACAGCTGGACCGAGACTGTCCCGTTCAGGGAACACAAG AGACCTGAAGATGCCTTTTGCCAAGTGGAGCACCGAGCAGGTTTGTGACTGGCTCGAGGACATTGGACTCGGTCAGTACTGCATCCTCGCGCGCCACTGGATCACCAGCGGTCAGACTTTACTGTCAGCCACCCCGCAAGACCAAGAGAGG GAGCTGGCGATGAAGAATCCCCTCCACAGGAAGAAGCTCCAGTTAGCCATCAAGACGATCAGCGGCAAGCAGGCTGAGAAGTCTGCGGAGCTCGATTACGTCTGGGTCACCC GCTGGCTCGATGACATCGGCCTTCCTCAATACAAAGACCAGTTTAATGAAGGCAGAGTGGACGGGCAGATGCTGCAGTACCTCACTGTG AATGACTTGTTATTCCTGAAGGTGACCAGCCAGCTGCATCACCTCAGCATCAAGTGCGCCATTCATGTTCTCCACGTCAACAAGTTCCACCCTAACTGCCTCAAGCGCAGGCCCAGCAAtgag aaCCAGTTCGCTCCCAGTGAGGTGGTGCAGTGGTCCAACCACAGAGTCATGGAGTGGCTGAGATCTGTGGATCTCGCAGAGTATGCACCAAACCTGAGGGGCAGCGGTGTGCACGGAGGCCTAGTA ATGCTGGAGCCTCGGTTTAACTCGGACACGCTGGCCATGCTGCTGAACATCCCTCctcagaaaacactgctgagacGCCACCTAACCACCAACTTCAACAGCCTGGTGGGAGCACAAGCTcagcaggagaagagggagtACACAGAGGCAGCAGGGTACACCCCACTCAGCATCACAGCCAAAGTCAAG CCGAAGAAGTTGGGCTTCTCTAACTTGACTCACCTCCGGAGGAGACGGCCGGATGAATCCACAGACTACGTCTGTCCGGTCGAGTCGTCCTCGCCTCAGTCAGAACAGTCTGCAGTGAACGGGGTGCAGGTGCGGCCGTACGCCGGCTTCAGGGGCCTGAGCCCCATCCTGGACCGAGAGTCCGACCGCTCCAGGGACCAGGTGGGGCTCAGCGACAGCAGAGCTGACGCGTCTCCATGA